CAAGTCTATGCAGTCAATCGAGATTTACGAAACATTGGCTGGAAGAACACACTGGCCCCCGAAAGCGAGCCTTCCGAAAAAGCCCGCATGATCCACAATCTCGTGTACATGGGCATGGGTGAGCCCTTGCATAACTATGACCACGTTCTGAGGTCCATTCAACTTCTGTGTGCCCAGGAAGGCCAAAACTACTCCGGTCGCCGAATTACAGTCTCAACCTCAGGCATTGTCAAAAACATTCAAAAATTGGGAGCTGAAACCAACGTCCATATTGCTATCAGCTTCAACGCAACCACCAACGAATTGCGCGACGATATCATGCCGGTCAATCTCAAGTGGCCATTGGAAGATTTAGTTGAAGCTTGTCGAGCCTTCCCGCTGCAAACACGCCGGCGAATCACCTTTGAATATGTGATGTTAGCCGATTTGAACGATACCGATGAAGATGCCTACCGACTCATCAACTGGCTCTCGGGCATCAAATGCAAAGTGAACCTCATTCCGTTTAACCCTCATCCATTGTCTCCTTATCGACGCCCCAGCCTGGATCGAATCAAGGCCTTCCAGCATATTCTTCTTCAGAACCATATGACGGTTTTTATTCGAGGAACCCGAGGGGACGACATTGATGCAGCATGCGGCATGCTAGGCGCTCAGAAGCTTGAGATCGCCCGAAACGTCCAAAACTAGTCCCCACACGCTATCATGGGCGAGGCTCATGAAAAGAAGCTCGCAACCCCTTTGGGCTGTATGGCTCGCGCTTGTCTTACACCTTGGCGT
This region of Myxococcaceae bacterium genomic DNA includes:
- the rlmN gene encoding 23S rRNA (adenine(2503)-C(2))-methyltransferase RlmN — translated: MQIQRDVLACSLDELKLLMVELDQKPYRAKQLFEALHQQWVIDLEQITCFSKELREKLSPLVDIPKLTIVKVKESSDGTRKYQIQTHDGKLIESVFIPNAATDGRNTLCISSQVGCAMGCKFCATAALKLSRNLTASEIIGQVYAVNRDLRNIGWKNTLAPESEPSEKARMIHNLVYMGMGEPLHNYDHVLRSIQLLCAQEGQNYSGRRITVSTSGIVKNIQKLGAETNVHIAISFNATTNELRDDIMPVNLKWPLEDLVEACRAFPLQTRRRITFEYVMLADLNDTDEDAYRLINWLSGIKCKVNLIPFNPHPLSPYRRPSLDRIKAFQHILLQNHMTVFIRGTRGDDIDAACGMLGAQKLEIARNVQN